In Ruminiclostridium papyrosolvens DSM 2782, the following proteins share a genomic window:
- a CDS encoding aspartyl-phosphate phosphatase Spo0E family protein codes for MKTEEKIEELRQKLHEMILLDKDNMDHIKVLEMSQQIDKYIVRYMEKSEEMKKAEPTNDINML; via the coding sequence TTGAAAACGGAAGAAAAAATTGAAGAGCTTCGGCAAAAGTTGCATGAGATGATTTTGCTGGATAAAGACAATATGGATCATATAAAAGTTCTTGAGATGAGCCAGCAAATAGATAAATATATTGTCAGGTACATGGAAAAATCAGAAGAAATGAAAAAAGCTGAACCAACAAATGACATTAATATGCTATAA
- a CDS encoding helix-turn-helix domain-containing protein, whose amino-acid sequence MEKKLDLKGIGLRIRSEREKIGLTREQFAEQVGISPLYVGQIERGQRAMSLKTFVKIADSLHANTDFLIYGIEERASGTDKDGVLNLLEKCSVRELKLAEEMLKLLLTYIK is encoded by the coding sequence GTGGAGAAAAAGCTGGATTTAAAAGGGATTGGTTTGCGTATAAGGTCAGAGAGGGAGAAGATTGGACTTACACGGGAACAGTTTGCGGAGCAAGTGGGTATATCACCGCTTTACGTGGGGCAGATTGAAAGGGGCCAGAGAGCGATGAGCCTCAAAACTTTTGTGAAGATTGCGGATAGCTTACACGCAAATACAGACTTTTTGATTTATGGTATTGAAGAAAGGGCTTCGGGTACTGATAAGGATGGAGTATTAAACCTTTTGGAGAAGTGTTCAGTGCGGGAACTCAAATTGGCGGAGGAAATGCTAAAGCTGTTATTAACGTATATTAAATAA
- a CDS encoding GNAT family N-acetyltransferase, with product MVKQADEYDIPIIEEILLDAVNWMSKSGLQNQWNESNVKWSNLSKFYKINNFFIAYQNGLPTACMALTDYDPTYWPNIPKGESLYLHKVAVKRAFAGKGFSKELINFAKKLARSYSINAIRLNCNQHRNKLRAVYENEGFICVEEKTFFEKHDTALYVCNVKDTNPLL from the coding sequence ATGGTTAAGCAAGCTGATGAATATGATATACCAATCATTGAAGAAATATTATTGGATGCAGTAAACTGGATGTCTAAAAGTGGACTGCAAAACCAATGGAATGAGTCAAATGTGAAGTGGTCTAATTTATCAAAGTTCTACAAAATAAATAACTTTTTTATTGCATATCAAAATGGATTACCAACTGCTTGTATGGCTTTAACAGATTATGACCCAACTTATTGGCCTAACATTCCAAAAGGCGAATCTTTATATTTGCATAAGGTTGCTGTTAAACGTGCATTTGCTGGAAAAGGATTTTCAAAAGAATTAATCAATTTTGCAAAAAAATTAGCCCGTAGTTATAGTATTAATGCAATTCGCCTTAATTGTAATCAGCATCGGAATAAATTAAGGGCAGTATATGAAAATGAAGGGTTTATATGTGTGGAAGAGAAGACTTTTTTTGAAAAGCATGATACTGCTTTATATGTCTGCAATGTTAAGGACACTAACCCCTTATTATAA
- a CDS encoding helix-turn-helix domain-containing protein, which yields MMQCCEKYNGDKIRLERARCGLSMSELAKAADIHLKTVERIEKGKTVPRVQTLGRIAKSLNRELEYFLA from the coding sequence ATGATGCAATGTTGCGAAAAATATAACGGAGACAAAATCCGACTTGAGCGTGCCCGCTGCGGTTTAAGTATGTCGGAGCTTGCTAAAGCAGCTGATATACATCTTAAAACTGTGGAACGGATTGAAAAAGGCAAAACAGTGCCGAGAGTGCAGACCCTGGGGCGTATTGCCAAATCTCTAAACAGGGAACTGGAATACTTCCTGGCTTAA
- a CDS encoding toll/interleukin-1 receptor domain-containing protein, whose protein sequence is MAKGINRAVNQSVIKSYSSIETASKTPCIFLSHQSLDKELVKKIGDYITNAGIDIYLDIYDRDLQNANRTNNDLAITECIEKGIKNSTHVMCIISRATKSSWWVPYEIGYGKKNGNEISTLPLKELLASEHPSYLKITRQLTGIKSFNAYLVEILREKTGTSPTTFASYQESAYKSFSNASILTESTLYHPLCTHLNQL, encoded by the coding sequence ATGGCTAAAGGAATAAATAGGGCGGTAAACCAATCAGTAATAAAGTCCTATAGTAGTATAGAAACGGCTTCAAAGACACCTTGTATTTTTTTGTCCCATCAGAGTTTAGATAAAGAACTTGTCAAAAAAATAGGAGACTATATTACGAATGCAGGAATTGATATTTATTTGGACATATATGACAGGGACCTTCAAAACGCAAATAGAACAAATAATGACCTTGCTATTACCGAATGTATAGAAAAAGGGATAAAAAACTCAACTCACGTTATGTGCATAATATCACGGGCTACAAAATCTTCATGGTGGGTTCCATATGAAATAGGGTACGGAAAGAAGAACGGAAATGAAATTTCTACACTACCACTAAAAGAGCTTCTTGCCAGTGAACATCCTTCATATTTGAAGATTACAAGACAATTGACAGGCATTAAGTCATTTAATGCTTATTTAGTCGAGATTTTAAGAGAAAAAACTGGTACGTCACCGACTACTTTTGCTTCCTATCAAGAAAGTGCATATAAGTCGTTTAGCAACGCAAGTATACTTACTGAATCAACACTATATCATCCGCTTTGTACACACCTGAATCAGTTATAA
- a CDS encoding suppressor of fused domain protein translates to MTLEEYKKRASEQEDWAPGWEAIDEVFDKLYPNQKPAHYGTDLHKRSIFGGDEYLDGYSIYQSPNGYKHLLTYGMTELYTDEESFGGEWSRWGYEMTIKLKEDSNEDCMWAINMLSNLARYTYTKKRFFEPMQFVAGNGTSLHIGVESAITALFIVNDTESEGIDTVHGRVEFMQLVGITQRELEVLKEDHAQAGVLVENMKKENPYLVTDMKREKSYL, encoded by the coding sequence ATGACTTTAGAAGAATATAAAAAGCGTGCATCTGAACAGGAAGATTGGGCACCAGGTTGGGAAGCCATTGATGAAGTATTTGATAAGCTTTATCCAAATCAGAAACCTGCACATTATGGAACAGATTTACATAAACGTTCCATTTTCGGCGGGGACGAATATCTGGATGGTTATAGTATTTACCAATCTCCAAATGGTTACAAGCATCTATTGACATACGGAATGACGGAACTTTACACAGATGAAGAATCTTTTGGTGGTGAATGGAGCCGTTGGGGGTATGAAATGACTATAAAATTGAAAGAAGACTCAAATGAGGACTGTATGTGGGCAATAAATATGCTATCTAATCTTGCTCGCTATACCTATACAAAGAAAAGATTTTTTGAACCAATGCAATTTGTTGCAGGAAATGGTACGTCTCTTCATATCGGTGTGGAATCTGCTATTACAGCTTTATTTATAGTAAATGATACTGAATCCGAAGGAATTGATACTGTTCACGGTAGAGTGGAATTCATGCAATTGGTTGGAATTACACAGCGAGAACTGGAAGTGCTGAAAGAGGATCACGCTCAAGCAGGGGTTCTTGTTGAAAATATGAAGAAAGAGAATCCGTATTTGGTTACAGATATGAAACGGGAAAAATCTTATTTATAA
- a CDS encoding stalk domain-containing protein: MKKKIMRGILALIMVCAVVFTAANATNVSAASEDTPTAKYTNWAFNDDFTKVTIDGKVYNNCVVLTRSGTELSVVNLWASYLTNPYSQLDMTPDEFAFGSDAGSLQNELGSLMTGSESKYPYGFELIAINWIPWQETEYKDKFIEKFKMFYDPYHKDVFKSEDVMISYLEDKSNNGLALGILKEKLTKEQAAEKYDLLKMKVTIQENEILKTSDEYLAVSGGGKPWFGNELSFDNISDIKAKMASNAKVSTKTTVVLHLNDPTMSVTKGSETKLVTLEAAPVAPNGTTLVPIRAITEAFGSKVDWLGETKEVVITKGNTTIKLKIGSKTAYVNGQAVQMLEEAQTINSKTAVPLRFVSENMGYKVEWEGSTQKITMTEQR; this comes from the coding sequence ATGAAAAAGAAGATTATGAGAGGGATTCTTGCTTTAATCATGGTTTGTGCGGTGGTGTTTACCGCAGCAAATGCAACTAATGTAAGTGCTGCAAGTGAAGATACGCCGACTGCCAAGTACACTAACTGGGCATTCAATGATGATTTTACCAAGGTGACAATTGACGGTAAAGTATATAATAATTGTGTTGTCTTGACGAGATCGGGAACGGAATTAAGTGTCGTAAATTTATGGGCTTCATACTTAACCAACCCATATAGTCAATTGGATATGACACCAGATGAATTTGCGTTTGGAAGTGACGCAGGTTCTCTTCAAAATGAATTGGGATCTCTTATGACTGGAAGTGAATCAAAATATCCGTATGGATTTGAGTTGATAGCTATCAATTGGATTCCTTGGCAAGAGACAGAATATAAAGATAAATTTATTGAAAAATTCAAGATGTTTTATGATCCGTATCACAAAGATGTTTTTAAGAGCGAAGACGTTATGATTTCTTATCTTGAAGATAAAAGCAACAATGGTCTTGCTTTAGGTATTCTTAAAGAAAAACTTACAAAAGAGCAGGCGGCTGAAAAGTATGATTTATTAAAAATGAAGGTTACGATTCAAGAAAACGAAATTTTAAAGACTTCTGATGAATACTTGGCAGTCAGTGGCGGTGGTAAACCATGGTTCGGAAATGAGCTTTCATTTGACAATATCAGCGACATCAAGGCTAAAATGGCCTCCAATGCCAAAGTTTCTACTAAAACGACGGTTGTTCTTCATCTGAATGACCCGACAATGTCTGTGACAAAAGGTTCTGAAACCAAGCTTGTGACGCTTGAAGCGGCCCCCGTTGCCCCGAACGGAACAACACTGGTTCCTATCAGAGCCATTACTGAAGCTTTTGGTTCCAAGGTGGATTGGCTTGGGGAAACCAAGGAGGTTGTCATTACCAAGGGCAACACGACTATTAAACTCAAAATAGGCTCCAAAACAGCATATGTCAACGGACAAGCCGTCCAGATGCTTGAGGAAGCCCAGACTATAAACAGCAAAACGGCCGTCCCATTAAGGTTTGTGAGTGAGAACATGGGGTACAAGGTTGAGTGGGAAGGCTCCACTCAAAAGATTACAATGACAGAACAAAGATGA
- a CDS encoding TIR domain-containing protein, translating into MPIYNDTRHKVFISYYHYDDQWYKNRFEELFGNVLINKSVMDGDINTDLSTDYIKRLIQSGYLTDTSVLAVLVGPNTWKRKHVDWEISAALSKKVGGYSGLVGILLPEFPLSNNRYNYDDLPPRLADNVKSGYAEIYTWNDACSSSTTIKSIIETAFNNRVNKAHLIDNTRTQYVNNRG; encoded by the coding sequence ATGCCTATATATAATGATACAAGACATAAAGTTTTCATTAGTTACTACCACTATGATGACCAATGGTATAAAAATAGGTTCGAGGAGCTATTCGGTAACGTATTAATAAATAAATCTGTTATGGATGGGGACATCAATACTGATTTGAGTACAGATTATATAAAGCGACTTATACAGAGTGGGTATCTTACCGACACCTCTGTTTTAGCGGTATTGGTAGGACCGAATACTTGGAAGAGAAAACATGTCGATTGGGAAATTTCCGCTGCTTTGAGTAAAAAAGTGGGCGGCTATTCTGGATTGGTAGGTATCCTTCTGCCTGAATTTCCTTTAAGCAATAACCGATATAATTACGATGATCTACCACCAAGATTAGCTGATAATGTCAAAAGCGGGTATGCAGAGATATATACATGGAACGATGCTTGTAGCAGTTCAACTACAATAAAAAGTATTATAGAAACGGCTTTCAATAACAGGGTAAACAAAGCTCACCTAATAGATAATACCAGAACTCAATATGTAAACAACAGGGGATAG
- a CDS encoding PKD domain-containing protein — protein sequence MMKKMNKILSSVLVLCLCFNIIIPITSNENSTIPFSSEKVYAISESDSNYWKYGGAGWTLTSPLWKDKDGETDGLWTWYVDGVNKGTMWCIDAPAGGGGYNTIGPNELSAWVSAFNGEYSYVQSRISSSVFTVKGPRDIGTRFNRYYTRDVAALCGATVPSWDSKTKSAKVLTTKSPFANINKPYSLKAGATGSFTIIGNAFAGSSLTYNFEIDGTSVSSGSSGVNLNKVVTKSLTAGTHTLTLELTDAYQRTTTKTDSITVTAVTTPTTPPIGGNNPPSAKFSMASSADTGDTVNVTDSSSDSDGTIASRTWTVSPTSGVTNSLSTSGSGGTLKFSSTGSYDVTLKVTDNKGATDSMTRTIVIGEGYTPPPPPPPAPKYEPIASFGMTSAAGQGTSVSVSNWSTDIDGTIVSADWSVSPNGGTQKSLGLNGGTITFNQTGTFTVTLTVTDNDGLTGTTSKQITITNQPPVAKMYIPDKVVQGNDFTISSGSYDPDGIIQKTTWTVSPNTGLVGTLNGTSNTVYFDTEGTYTITLTVEDKWGLSASETKTITVEPAIPNAAFDALGTYKQNRKVTLDSTFSNSPSRYPIDVSKTEWVITPLTAGVTASDIKIDTTTALNKRDILFKQPGVYNIKLRVWNEKHCSEWVEKQITIGKDEKPVANFFITSIVNRDPNNGNIATIPLTDMSYSTDGDSIVQRIWKYKFDSNNDGSFGDETWVTIDSENKSSLSLQVTKVGNYLVELEVVEEFAEPTIAAFVTAADRQRADTSLNPIDSKKSNVANINPFVDFDVSAKKKVDIVFTVGQADASKVADLSSKIASYVTSKLAANNIDVKISTIETAGMDVQNSFSWINNVHSGIGSISFQNGGSTVYMNGNTSNAGYNSIYTNSQDPNTNKQVLSFSYSLNYGDSFDAAGVLLNTNLDTVGNMNGYALMFPRSGTAELYRITNWSNSAYEEIYGGNYTGQKTLVGTIPMGSSGSYIIETTKTQMTVKYSNGSVIKTIDLPTHYGWGFGFCSDHYSHGCDQIGQFSLSGISMHVTKGKTLDEVLKEPSWRDGASHFLVNINDVQLGELNDPDKVAVLLTKMASDSLDFDVLGTSANQSQVQTFIAKNSGNGVFYDNTNMNTAMDNLGTYILNKVLAAAKNNIKYVLLGEEVEYSLYTNDYENDPEYARRWIYQHDADYFQNGLGVAAYNNTYLATPVTTFDKVGAFVAQFQIRDNPVGTDNRFDEYRLWSGMPLNGMTIYVHRKPIAKFTISAVPNASTGQFDVSYTESSYDLDHQYDAGKGIMTKEWKWKNTNDSSWTYGPPPSSLPPNNNYIVQLRVRDIDGPEGVGAWSDPEVQYVTTKNLNIAPIALFEVSPNPLPLGKAVTFTDNSYDPNGDAIATRSWVVEKNNLTIYSSTVAPTTANFTSWGIGDYKITLKVYDTPKAGSGLPMWSEPYSQTLLVVAANQKPVAAFSVSPNPVPLDYNVTYTDTSSDPDGDPLVLREWRWKYTTDATWTNGSTPPTNFTGYHTGVLQIQLRVKDQPVLPQQDALYSDWTERQLTLIEGNKKPIAQFTVTPNPAPADEPVVYNDTSYDPEGKAITNRTWTVKCNETGQTYQFDNVTPPTVFETTGWGANADGVGTYTITLKVKDTSPNGLSPALWSDVATQTLVVEDALRITGLKMTNIVNGPAGTVVPITYPVALPTSIKAGYKMTFVLNTNGGDTAAIKMFANGQRLTVYTDSGSTQQINVATTRKNSVSTFTFWVDKDLPVGTVLDMKIELTKTKLDGTTKTLVDSALGNQFGVIVGSSKQDSSINLTN from the coding sequence ATGATGAAAAAAATGAATAAAATCTTAAGCAGTGTTCTGGTTTTGTGTCTTTGCTTTAACATTATAATTCCAATAACCTCGAATGAGAACTCTACGATACCGTTTTCGTCCGAAAAGGTGTATGCGATTTCAGAGTCCGATTCAAACTATTGGAAGTATGGTGGGGCAGGATGGACTCTGACCTCTCCTCTTTGGAAAGACAAGGACGGTGAAACAGACGGCCTTTGGACTTGGTATGTGGATGGTGTTAATAAAGGGACCATGTGGTGTATTGACGCTCCTGCTGGGGGCGGTGGATATAACACCATTGGCCCGAACGAACTATCCGCATGGGTTTCCGCATTTAACGGCGAATATTCCTATGTACAAAGCCGCATTTCATCGTCGGTATTTACCGTAAAGGGACCGAGAGATATTGGTACAAGATTCAATCGTTACTACACTCGTGACGTAGCTGCTCTTTGCGGTGCTACGGTTCCGAGCTGGGATAGTAAAACGAAAAGTGCCAAGGTTCTCACTACAAAGTCTCCTTTTGCGAATATAAATAAACCTTATTCCTTAAAGGCAGGAGCTACGGGGTCGTTTACGATCATCGGTAATGCGTTTGCAGGTTCTTCGCTTACGTACAATTTTGAGATCGACGGTACATCTGTTAGCAGCGGCTCTTCGGGAGTAAACCTTAACAAAGTTGTAACCAAGTCTCTGACAGCAGGTACGCATACGTTGACCCTGGAATTGACTGATGCTTATCAGAGAACGACTACAAAAACAGACTCGATCACTGTTACAGCAGTGACAACCCCAACCACACCGCCAATTGGTGGTAACAACCCTCCGTCCGCCAAATTTTCAATGGCATCTTCAGCTGACACTGGAGATACAGTTAACGTGACAGATTCCTCCTCGGATTCCGATGGCACAATTGCGAGCCGTACCTGGACAGTCTCTCCGACTTCTGGCGTGACAAACAGTTTGAGTACCAGTGGAAGCGGAGGAACGCTGAAATTCAGTTCAACTGGTTCTTATGATGTTACACTGAAAGTCACGGACAATAAGGGAGCAACGGACTCAATGACAAGAACCATAGTCATTGGTGAAGGATATACGCCGCCGCCACCACCGCCACCAGCACCTAAATATGAACCTATTGCCAGCTTCGGAATGACATCTGCTGCTGGTCAAGGGACATCAGTTTCGGTGTCAAACTGGTCTACGGACATTGACGGTACAATCGTATCTGCTGACTGGTCTGTTTCCCCTAACGGCGGAACACAAAAATCCCTTGGACTTAATGGTGGTACAATTACGTTCAACCAGACAGGCACTTTTACCGTTACTCTTACTGTAACGGATAATGATGGCTTGACGGGAACAACGTCAAAGCAAATCACCATTACGAACCAACCACCTGTCGCAAAGATGTATATCCCAGACAAAGTGGTTCAGGGTAACGACTTCACGATTTCAAGCGGATCTTACGATCCCGATGGAATCATTCAAAAGACTACTTGGACCGTTTCTCCAAACACAGGTTTGGTGGGAACACTCAACGGAACAAGTAATACCGTTTACTTCGATACAGAAGGTACGTATACCATTACGCTGACTGTCGAAGATAAATGGGGGTTATCTGCATCAGAAACAAAAACGATCACTGTTGAACCTGCTATTCCGAATGCAGCGTTCGACGCACTGGGGACCTACAAGCAGAATCGTAAAGTGACGTTGGATTCAACTTTCAGTAACTCTCCGAGCAGGTATCCGATTGATGTCTCCAAGACAGAATGGGTTATCACTCCTCTTACAGCAGGTGTGACAGCCTCCGACATCAAGATTGATACAACCACCGCCCTTAACAAACGTGATATTTTGTTTAAGCAGCCTGGTGTCTACAACATCAAGTTGAGAGTTTGGAACGAAAAACATTGTTCCGAATGGGTGGAAAAGCAGATTACCATCGGTAAGGATGAAAAGCCTGTTGCCAATTTCTTTATCACATCTATTGTGAACAGAGATCCAAATAACGGCAATATCGCAACTATTCCTCTGACAGACATGTCTTATTCGACAGATGGTGACTCGATTGTTCAGAGAATCTGGAAGTACAAGTTCGACAGCAACAATGATGGCAGCTTCGGTGACGAAACCTGGGTCACTATTGACTCTGAAAACAAATCGAGCCTTTCCCTCCAGGTTACGAAGGTAGGTAACTATCTGGTTGAACTTGAAGTTGTTGAAGAATTTGCAGAGCCGACTATCGCAGCTTTTGTTACGGCTGCTGATAGACAAAGGGCCGATACTTCTTTGAATCCAATTGACAGCAAGAAGTCAAATGTAGCAAACATTAACCCGTTTGTTGACTTCGATGTTTCGGCAAAGAAAAAGGTGGATATTGTATTCACCGTTGGTCAAGCAGATGCTTCAAAAGTAGCGGATTTGAGCAGCAAGATTGCGAGCTATGTCACAAGTAAACTTGCGGCTAATAACATTGACGTGAAAATCTCTACCATTGAAACTGCTGGAATGGACGTACAAAACTCTTTCTCGTGGATTAACAACGTCCACAGCGGAATCGGGTCTATCTCCTTCCAGAATGGCGGCTCTACCGTCTATATGAATGGTAACACCAGTAACGCTGGTTACAACAGCATCTACACCAACAGCCAGGACCCCAACACAAACAAACAGGTGTTGAGCTTCTCCTACAGTCTGAACTACGGAGATAGTTTCGATGCCGCAGGTGTTCTTTTGAACACAAATCTCGATACCGTCGGTAATATGAACGGTTATGCTCTTATGTTCCCACGAAGTGGTACTGCCGAACTTTACAGAATCACAAACTGGTCAAACAGTGCATATGAGGAAATCTATGGCGGCAACTACACTGGTCAGAAAACTCTTGTTGGAACGATTCCAATGGGTAGCTCTGGTTCGTATATCATCGAAACAACCAAGACCCAAATGACGGTCAAGTACAGCAATGGTTCAGTAATTAAAACAATCGATCTTCCGACACACTATGGTTGGGGCTTCGGTTTTTGTTCTGACCACTATAGCCATGGGTGTGATCAGATAGGTCAGTTCTCATTGTCTGGTATTAGTATGCATGTCACAAAGGGTAAAACTCTTGATGAAGTTCTGAAAGAGCCAAGTTGGAGAGATGGAGCAAGCCACTTCCTGGTAAACATCAATGATGTTCAGCTTGGGGAGTTAAATGATCCTGATAAGGTAGCAGTGCTTCTGACAAAGATGGCATCTGACAGCCTTGACTTCGACGTTCTTGGAACCTCGGCCAACCAGTCACAAGTTCAGACATTCATCGCCAAAAATTCTGGAAACGGTGTCTTCTATGACAATACGAACATGAACACGGCAATGGATAACCTCGGCACATATATTTTGAATAAAGTATTGGCGGCAGCCAAGAACAATATCAAGTATGTGTTGCTGGGTGAGGAAGTTGAGTATTCGTTATATACTAACGACTATGAAAACGACCCTGAATACGCAAGACGCTGGATTTATCAGCACGATGCGGACTATTTCCAAAATGGCCTTGGAGTAGCGGCCTATAACAACACCTACCTGGCTACGCCAGTAACGACGTTTGACAAGGTCGGTGCGTTCGTCGCACAGTTCCAAATCAGAGATAACCCTGTCGGAACAGACAATCGCTTCGATGAGTACAGATTATGGTCAGGTATGCCGCTCAACGGTATGACTATCTATGTACACCGTAAGCCTATTGCCAAATTCACTATATCGGCAGTCCCGAACGCTTCAACTGGACAGTTTGATGTTTCTTACACGGAATCGTCCTATGACCTTGACCATCAATACGATGCGGGCAAGGGAATTATGACGAAGGAATGGAAATGGAAGAATACCAATGATTCTTCTTGGACATATGGACCTCCTCCTTCATCCCTTCCACCGAACAATAACTATATTGTTCAGCTGCGTGTTAGAGACATAGACGGACCAGAAGGCGTGGGTGCATGGAGTGATCCAGAAGTTCAGTACGTTACCACAAAGAACCTGAACATCGCACCTATCGCTTTGTTTGAAGTTTCGCCAAATCCGCTGCCACTTGGAAAAGCCGTGACATTTACGGATAACTCTTACGACCCGAACGGTGATGCCATCGCCACAAGAAGCTGGGTGGTTGAAAAGAACAACCTGACGATTTATTCGTCTACAGTTGCTCCTACGACAGCTAACTTTACTTCCTGGGGCATTGGAGATTACAAAATCACCCTCAAGGTTTATGATACTCCGAAAGCAGGAAGCGGTCTTCCGATGTGGTCAGAACCTTACAGCCAGACTCTCTTGGTTGTAGCGGCTAACCAGAAGCCAGTTGCAGCATTCTCTGTCAGCCCGAACCCTGTTCCGCTGGATTATAACGTGACCTATACGGACACATCCAGTGACCCTGACGGCGATCCGCTCGTTCTTCGTGAATGGCGTTGGAAGTACACGACGGATGCAACCTGGACCAATGGTTCTACGCCTCCGACGAATTTCACAGGCTACCATACAGGTGTCCTCCAGATTCAGTTGAGAGTCAAAGACCAGCCAGTTCTTCCGCAACAGGATGCATTGTATTCCGATTGGACAGAGCGTCAGCTCACTCTGATCGAAGGCAACAAGAAGCCGATTGCACAGTTCACCGTGACTCCGAACCCTGCTCCTGCAGATGAACCTGTCGTTTACAACGACACATCCTATGACCCTGAAGGCAAAGCAATTACCAACAGGACGTGGACAGTAAAATGCAACGAGACAGGTCAGACCTACCAGTTCGATAATGTAACTCCTCCGACAGTCTTCGAGACAACAGGATGGGGAGCAAATGCGGACGGTGTCGGAACGTACACCATCACCCTCAAGGTAAAGGATACGTCCCCGAACGGTTTATCACCAGCTCTTTGGTCCGACGTGGCAACTCAAACCCTTGTGGTAGAGGATGCATTGAGAATCACGGGCCTCAAGATGACAAATATCGTCAATGGTCCCGCAGGGACAGTGGTTCCAATCACTTATCCTGTGGCTCTTCCAACCAGTATTAAGGCAGGTTACAAAATGACCTTTGTTCTTAATACGAACGGCGGAGATACGGCGGCCATCAAGATGTTCGCAAACGGTCAGAGACTGACGGTCTACACGGATTCTGGTTCAACGCAACAGATCAATGTAGCAACGACCAGAAAGAACTCGGTATCGACATTCACCTTCTGGGTGGATAAGGATTTGCCTGTCGGAACAGTTCTGGACATGAAGATCGAACTGACAAAAACGAAGCTGGACGGTACAACGAAAACTCTGGTTGATTCCGCTCTTGGAAACCAGTTCGGGGTAATCGTTGGATCATCCAAACAAGACAGTAGCATTAACCTGACGAATTAA
- a CDS encoding antibiotic biosynthesis monooxygenase, with protein MIVRSWHGIVPIKKAEAFREYLLVTGVAEAKATPGNLAAYIHSQTQSEYEHFFMVSYWQDMESIKAFAGDKPQIAVTYPEDSKFGLVSDPIVLQHEIQSIPNGFPCP; from the coding sequence ATGATAGTACGTTCATGGCATGGAATCGTACCGATCAAAAAGGCAGAAGCCTTTCGGGAATACCTACTTGTTACAGGTGTTGCAGAGGCGAAGGCAACCCCTGGGAACCTTGCCGCATACATACATAGTCAGACTCAAAGTGAATATGAACATTTTTTCATGGTATCGTATTGGCAAGACATGGAATCCATAAAAGCTTTCGCAGGAGATAAACCACAAATAGCAGTAACATACCCAGAAGACTCGAAATTCGGGTTGGTTTCCGATCCAATTGTACTCCAGCATGAGATTCAGAGCATTCCGAATGGATTTCCCTGTCCATAA